In Candidatus Kerfeldbacteria bacterium, a single genomic region encodes these proteins:
- a CDS encoding DUF4012 domain-containing protein, which translates to MPIRPRSGFTGVPRENVIDLRAMRKQELQHIDQPRESRWKQLIERATTWWTARRTKRVIEEGRQTRESVIVSRYPHASLSQPIAQPKAPVPTVTTTSNQVRLMHFTLPAGWPKRLVGFATMCLVIILPIIGFTVYQRAVRAEGTVLGISSNAYDELQAAGGAVTDTDFISAAERFRNAATEFSAASTELDAAGGVVTSIATALPGKVKSASALLEAGTHLSQAGAQITELISLLQAQTPGTAGVSDDSTLTSYLAIASGQLDPIIGEIEAGTAALANVRINDLPEEYRAPIQALQESAPQLNQRLRDASELSDVLLYILGHDAPRRYLLVFQNNRELRPTGGFMGSIALVDMYRGAVQEIAVPGGGIYDIAGQLKDKLISPKPLWIVNPHWNIQDSNWFPDFPTSAKKTMWFFERTGGTSVDGVLTLTPTVIERLLEITGPLDMQERYGVTVDASNFVREAQVWAEVTYDREENQPKRFIGDMMPLLMNKVFNAEPAQLLSVVEVMLNSLQDRNMLVYFTDADAQAAIHEQGWDGALAQPDGDYLAVVNTNIGGGKTDQVIDQLIEHTATIESDGSVIDTVRITRSHTGSPFDKFAGQANVSYVRLYVPQGSEFLTAEGFDEMVSSRFKLPDTDAKEDADLATIETDSIINEQTNTRITNEFGKTVFGNWMSIDPGESQTMTITYRLPGRLDFSGWWNPTDVYSLYLQQQPGAPVSGVISRVTTNPDLDIRWTSGDVDTDTHTATWREDLLGDRVIRTLIEG; encoded by the coding sequence ATGCCTATTCGACCACGATCCGGTTTTACCGGAGTGCCGCGAGAGAATGTAATTGACTTGCGTGCGATGCGCAAGCAGGAATTGCAGCATATTGATCAGCCCCGCGAATCACGCTGGAAACAGCTGATCGAGCGTGCGACAACGTGGTGGACCGCACGACGAACGAAGCGGGTAATTGAAGAGGGGCGACAGACTCGGGAATCGGTGATCGTTTCACGGTATCCTCATGCGTCATTGTCACAGCCGATAGCACAGCCAAAGGCACCTGTGCCGACCGTTACAACAACATCGAATCAAGTCCGTTTAATGCATTTTACGTTGCCTGCCGGGTGGCCAAAACGACTGGTTGGTTTTGCTACCATGTGCCTCGTTATTATTTTGCCGATTATAGGTTTCACCGTCTACCAGCGTGCAGTGCGGGCGGAGGGTACGGTACTTGGTATTTCTTCAAATGCCTATGATGAACTGCAAGCTGCCGGTGGAGCAGTAACAGACACGGATTTTATTTCAGCCGCTGAGCGTTTCCGCAATGCCGCGACAGAATTTTCCGCTGCTTCAACCGAACTAGATGCTGCGGGGGGCGTTGTTACCAGCATTGCGACTGCATTGCCAGGAAAAGTGAAGAGCGCTTCAGCGCTACTGGAAGCAGGCACCCATCTGAGTCAAGCCGGGGCACAGATCACCGAATTAATAAGCCTGCTTCAAGCGCAAACACCAGGCACCGCTGGGGTTTCTGATGATTCTACACTGACGTCGTATTTAGCAATCGCCAGTGGCCAGCTTGATCCAATTATTGGAGAAATTGAAGCGGGGACAGCAGCACTGGCAAATGTTCGGATTAATGATTTGCCCGAGGAGTACCGAGCTCCGATTCAGGCGCTGCAGGAGAGTGCACCACAGCTCAACCAGCGGCTTCGTGATGCGTCTGAATTGTCCGATGTGTTACTATATATTTTGGGTCATGACGCACCTCGTCGATATTTATTAGTGTTCCAAAATAATCGCGAACTTCGTCCCACCGGTGGATTCATGGGTTCAATCGCTCTGGTTGATATGTATCGCGGTGCAGTACAGGAAATTGCGGTACCTGGTGGCGGTATTTATGACATTGCCGGCCAGCTCAAGGACAAATTGATTTCCCCGAAGCCACTCTGGATCGTAAATCCACACTGGAATATACAAGATAGTAATTGGTTTCCTGATTTTCCCACCTCAGCGAAGAAAACCATGTGGTTTTTTGAGCGTACCGGTGGCACCTCTGTTGACGGAGTCCTGACACTCACTCCTACGGTCATTGAGCGGCTCTTGGAAATCACTGGACCACTGGATATGCAGGAGCGATATGGCGTGACGGTTGATGCCAGTAATTTTGTGCGTGAGGCGCAGGTCTGGGCAGAAGTGACCTATGATCGCGAAGAAAATCAGCCGAAACGATTTATTGGAGACATGATGCCGCTATTGATGAATAAAGTATTTAATGCGGAGCCAGCGCAGCTATTATCTGTTGTTGAAGTCATGCTCAATTCATTGCAGGATCGCAATATGCTCGTGTATTTCACTGACGCTGATGCGCAGGCGGCAATTCATGAACAAGGCTGGGATGGCGCACTGGCACAACCCGATGGTGATTATTTGGCGGTGGTCAATACTAATATCGGCGGGGGAAAGACCGATCAAGTCATTGACCAGCTGATCGAGCATACCGCAACAATCGAATCTGACGGTTCAGTAATCGATACGGTGCGCATCACGCGTAGTCATACCGGTAGCCCGTTTGATAAATTTGCCGGGCAGGCAAACGTGTCCTATGTGCGATTATATGTACCGCAGGGGAGCGAATTCTTAACCGCCGAGGGATTTGATGAGATGGTTAGCTCGCGTTTCAAGTTACCCGATACTGATGCGAAGGAGGATGCGGACCTTGCGACGATTGAAACTGATTCAATTATTAACGAACAAACAAATACACGCATTACGAATGAATTTGGCAAAACAGTTTTTGGAAATTGGATGAGTATTGATCCAGGAGAGTCTCAAACGATGACCATTACCTATCGACTTCCCGGGCGCTTAGATTTCAGCGGTTGGTGGAATCCGACTGATGTCTATTCATTGTATCTACAGCAGCAGCCAGGCGCGCCAGTTTCCGGTGTGATTAGCCGGGTGACGACTAATCCCGACTTGGATATTCGCTGGACTTCTGGAGACGTGGATACCGATACCCATACCGCCACCTGGAGAGAAGATTTGCTTGGCGACCGAGTTATTAGGACGCTCATCGAGGGCTAG
- a CDS encoding glycosyltransferase family 4 protein, giving the protein MKIGIDARFYGTGAKGLGRYTEKLVTHLEKIDDHNEYVIFLRKENWDEYTPRNPRFEKRLANFRWYTIIEQIWLPWVLWRARLDLMHFPHFNVPLLYRRPFVVTIHDLILTKYPTQRATTLGPLLYRIKHWAYHIIIRRAVRQARRIIAVSKYTKQEIVHHFGVDPQHISVTYEAVDTPMQEAASDLNVLEQYSIKQPYILYVGNVYPHKNSEGLIEAFIQLRQTHPNVQLVLVGRQDYFVKRLQKIVEASGIAHAVRFTGYVPDGELPSLYRHAAAYVFPSFCEGFGLPGLEACAFGVPVAASDNSCLPEILGDAALYFDPHNHEDIARQVSVLLDNAHVAADMRERGYKRIRQFSWDIMAERTRDLYEAA; this is encoded by the coding sequence ATGAAAATAGGGATTGACGCTCGATTTTATGGCACCGGCGCGAAGGGTTTGGGTCGGTATACAGAAAAATTAGTAACTCACCTTGAGAAGATCGATGATCATAATGAATATGTAATTTTTTTGCGCAAAGAAAATTGGGACGAATATACTCCGCGCAATCCTCGGTTTGAAAAAAGATTAGCTAATTTTCGTTGGTATACCATCATTGAGCAAATATGGTTACCGTGGGTGCTGTGGCGTGCGCGGCTGGACCTGATGCATTTTCCGCATTTTAATGTTCCTTTATTATATCGGCGACCGTTTGTAGTTACGATTCACGATCTTATCTTAACGAAGTACCCCACACAACGCGCCACAACACTGGGGCCGCTCCTATATCGAATAAAGCACTGGGCATACCATATCATTATTCGCCGAGCTGTGCGTCAGGCGCGTCGTATTATTGCAGTGTCGAAATATACTAAACAAGAAATTGTGCACCATTTTGGCGTTGACCCTCAGCATATTAGCGTAACGTATGAAGCGGTAGATACTCCCATGCAAGAGGCAGCCAGCGACCTGAACGTTCTCGAACAGTATTCAATCAAGCAGCCATATATTTTGTACGTTGGAAATGTTTATCCGCACAAAAATAGCGAAGGTCTTATTGAAGCATTTATTCAGCTGCGCCAGACCCATCCGAACGTTCAACTAGTTTTGGTTGGTAGACAGGATTATTTTGTGAAACGTTTACAAAAAATTGTTGAGGCCAGCGGTATTGCGCACGCCGTACGTTTCACGGGGTATGTGCCTGATGGAGAACTGCCATCATTATATCGCCATGCTGCCGCATACGTTTTCCCTTCTTTTTGCGAAGGATTCGGTTTGCCGGGATTGGAGGCGTGCGCGTTTGGTGTGCCGGTGGCCGCCAGCGACAATTCTTGCTTGCCGGAGATATTAGGTGATGCGGCATTATATTTTGATCCGCATAATCATGAAGATATTGCTCGGCAAGTATCCGTCTTACTTGATAATGCCCACGTAGCTGCAGATATGCGCGAGCGGGGTTATAAGCGGATTCGGCAATTTAGCTGGGACATAATGGCCGAACGAACGCGTGACTTGTATGAAGCAGCGTGA
- a CDS encoding glycosyltransferase family 4 protein translates to MSIFVVRALFRPNHKYAMRIGVDIRSLIEPYPSGVSVYTEKLLRAMVRIGSEHTFHLFCSGLTSLPRSITHWLTAEPRVTLTHQRWPNKLSNLIHIGLGRPYLDTAVGGVDVWFMPNMMFGQVSRHTPLVLTVHDLSFRYPNFFNHRGNWWHRLVRPGHLMRQSQRIISVSENTKRDIVATYGIAPERITVIQLGIEAQLFAAVPDQAVEKIRNRYHLERPYVLSIGTVNPRKNIDGLIAAWGIVTRQTQGAYELIIAGHAGMSRSNAQLSRVRFVDYVPEADKPAWYRGAAAFVYPSYFEGFGLPILEAMAARVPVVTSAAPALGEVGSDGVLMTDPYDAAGLAEAIFRVLQDHDLRRALIARGSARVQQFSWERAAQATLATLMTASKL, encoded by the coding sequence TTGAGTATATTCGTCGTCCGGGCGCTGTTCCGACCCAATCATAAATACGCGATGCGCATTGGCGTCGATATTCGATCATTGATCGAACCATATCCCTCGGGAGTCAGCGTGTATACCGAAAAACTCCTTCGTGCCATGGTCCGAATCGGTAGTGAACATACGTTTCACTTGTTTTGTAGTGGCTTAACGTCGCTGCCGAGATCGATTACACATTGGCTAACCGCTGAACCCCGGGTTACACTGACGCACCAGCGCTGGCCAAATAAGCTTTCTAACCTGATCCATATCGGTTTAGGACGACCGTACCTCGATACGGCTGTCGGAGGTGTGGATGTATGGTTTATGCCCAATATGATGTTTGGCCAGGTATCCCGACACACCCCACTTGTTTTAACGGTGCATGATTTATCATTTCGCTATCCAAATTTTTTTAACCACCGAGGAAATTGGTGGCATCGGCTGGTGCGGCCCGGACATCTTATGCGACAGTCCCAGCGGATCATCAGCGTCTCGGAAAATACCAAGCGAGATATCGTGGCGACCTATGGCATCGCTCCTGAACGTATAACGGTGATTCAGCTGGGCATTGAAGCACAATTATTTGCGGCGGTACCAGACCAGGCAGTTGAAAAAATACGTAATCGTTATCATTTGGAACGGCCGTATGTATTGTCAATTGGAACAGTTAATCCGCGGAAGAATATTGACGGATTGATTGCTGCATGGGGAATTGTTACTCGTCAAACTCAAGGAGCGTACGAATTAATTATTGCAGGACACGCTGGCATGTCGCGTAGCAATGCGCAGTTATCCCGTGTTCGTTTCGTTGATTACGTGCCAGAAGCTGACAAGCCAGCCTGGTATCGCGGTGCGGCGGCGTTTGTCTATCCTTCGTACTTTGAAGGATTTGGACTTCCCATTCTTGAAGCAATGGCTGCACGCGTCCCCGTGGTCACCAGCGCCGCACCTGCGCTCGGGGAAGTAGGGTCAGACGGAGTTTTAATGACTGATCCCTATGATGCTGCCGGGTTGGCCGAGGCAATATTTCGGGTATTACAGGATCATGATCTCCGTCGCGCTTTGATAGCTCGTGGGTCAGCTCGCGTACAGCAGTTTTCTTGGGAGCGGGCGGCTCAGGCTACTCTGGCGACATTAATGACAGCATCAAAATTATGA
- a CDS encoding glycosyltransferase — translation MKLALVHDHLNQLGGAERVLRSLVELYPDAPLYTLIYDAAKTNHEFDGVTIHESFIARMPFARRKFRWYLPMMVAATESYDLNKYDVVLSDSSGLAKGVLTSPDTFHVCYCHTPTRYLWSDHNEVIDKLERNRLVGRMSLLYRSYLRMWDRMAADRVDLFIANSKFVADRIKKYYRKESLVIEPPVYADQFQISSEIDDYFLIVSRLRPYKRVDLAIQAFNKLGLPLYIIGDGEEEERLRAMAGPTIKFLGYVSDAEKSKYLSRCRAFIHPQEEDFGITPVEAMASGRPVIAYGVGGAVETVIPGKTGTLFDEQSWEALADTIIHFKQEQFHPEEIRNHALQYDVRRFKERIDAAVREAWQNFKKK, via the coding sequence ATGAAACTCGCACTTGTCCATGATCATCTGAATCAGCTTGGAGGGGCAGAACGCGTATTGCGGTCATTGGTGGAATTGTATCCAGATGCACCGCTGTATACGCTGATTTACGATGCAGCAAAAACAAATCACGAGTTTGACGGTGTTACTATTCACGAATCATTTATTGCGCGCATGCCTTTTGCTCGCCGGAAGTTTCGGTGGTATTTACCGATGATGGTTGCCGCAACCGAAAGTTACGATCTAAATAAATACGATGTGGTACTCTCGGATAGCTCTGGGCTCGCCAAGGGTGTCCTTACGTCGCCCGATACATTTCATGTATGTTATTGCCATACACCAACTCGCTATTTATGGAGCGATCATAATGAAGTGATTGATAAATTAGAGCGTAATCGGCTCGTCGGTCGTATGTCGCTGCTGTATCGGAGCTATTTGCGGATGTGGGATCGGATGGCCGCTGATCGTGTGGATTTATTTATTGCGAATTCAAAATTTGTCGCCGATCGCATTAAGAAATATTATCGAAAGGAGAGTCTGGTCATAGAGCCGCCGGTTTACGCCGATCAGTTTCAGATAAGTTCAGAGATTGACGACTATTTTTTAATTGTGTCACGTTTGCGCCCTTATAAGCGAGTTGACCTGGCGATTCAGGCCTTTAATAAATTAGGGTTGCCACTCTATATTATTGGCGATGGTGAGGAAGAGGAGCGCTTGCGCGCGATGGCTGGGCCGACAATCAAGTTTCTTGGTTACGTCTCTGATGCAGAAAAAAGCAAATATTTATCTCGTTGCCGAGCGTTTATTCATCCTCAAGAAGAGGATTTTGGAATTACGCCGGTGGAAGCAATGGCGTCGGGACGACCGGTGATCGCCTACGGAGTAGGCGGCGCGGTGGAGACGGTAATCCCTGGGAAAACCGGGACATTGTTTGACGAACAAAGCTGGGAAGCGTTGGCTGATACGATTATTCATTTTAAACAAGAGCAGTTTCATCCCGAGGAAATTCGTAATCATGCACTTCAGTACGATGTCCGGAGATTTAAGGAACGAATTGACGCAGCGGTACGTGAGGCTTGGCAAAACTTTAAAAAAAAGTAA
- a CDS encoding sugar transferase — MKKSELLFSAILVPVDYCMVVIAGIFAYNLRFFSFFTEIRPVFYEIDFREFFTIILVVAGIYVITFAMSGLYAIKSTRRLIDEVSKVIVAGSAAIAIVIIIIFFQRELFSSRFIILSGWILTIIMVIIGRSLVRMVQRYFLKRGIGLHNVIIVGDDATTEDIVKQIYQRPTLGYRIVERSAQFDEEFQARLIEKMKSTHIDELILGNPTIDRQQVLAMRNFCTDHHLIYKYATDLFEVQPTHVEINTIADIPIIEVRRTKLDGWGKIAKRSVDLVCSSLGLIILSPVFLLISLIVMIDSQGGIFVRLERIGYKGKRFRLYKFRSMVRNAETLKKDLVELNERADGPLFKIKNDPRITRVGRFLRKTSLDELPQLYNVLRGEMSLVGPRPHEPEEVSRYERWQRKLLMIKPGMTGLAQISGRSELRFEEEARLDLYYVENWSPALDIRIIIKTPWVVVTGKSAA; from the coding sequence ATGAAAAAATCAGAGCTGCTGTTTAGCGCAATTTTAGTGCCCGTCGACTACTGTATGGTAGTCATCGCGGGCATTTTTGCATACAATCTCCGTTTTTTTTCGTTTTTCACGGAAATCCGGCCAGTGTTTTACGAAATTGATTTTCGTGAATTTTTTACCATTATATTGGTCGTGGCCGGCATTTACGTCATTACATTTGCCATGTCAGGTCTGTATGCTATCAAAAGCACTCGCCGGTTAATTGATGAGGTGTCGAAAGTTATTGTGGCCGGCTCTGCGGCAATTGCCATAGTTATTATTATCATCTTTTTTCAGCGGGAGCTATTTTCATCCCGCTTTATTATTTTATCTGGCTGGATTCTTACCATTATTATGGTAATTATTGGCCGTTCGCTGGTACGCATGGTACAGCGATATTTTTTGAAGCGCGGGATCGGTTTGCATAATGTCATTATTGTCGGCGATGACGCGACCACGGAAGATATTGTGAAACAGATTTATCAGCGGCCGACGCTCGGGTATCGCATTGTTGAGCGGAGTGCTCAGTTTGACGAAGAATTTCAAGCTCGATTGATTGAAAAAATGAAATCAACCCATATTGATGAATTGATTCTCGGCAATCCCACCATCGATCGTCAGCAGGTGCTCGCTATGCGAAATTTTTGTACGGATCATCATCTGATTTATAAATACGCCACCGACCTCTTTGAAGTACAGCCCACGCATGTGGAAATCAATACCATTGCAGACATACCCATCATTGAAGTTCGTCGAACCAAGCTGGATGGATGGGGGAAAATTGCGAAACGGAGCGTCGACCTCGTATGTTCGAGTCTTGGTTTGATCATACTTTCTCCAGTATTTTTGTTAATTTCTTTGATTGTCATGATCGATTCTCAGGGTGGCATCTTTGTTCGATTGGAACGAATTGGGTACAAAGGAAAGCGATTTCGGCTATATAAGTTCCGCTCCATGGTGCGCAATGCAGAAACGCTGAAAAAGGATTTGGTTGAGTTGAATGAACGCGCTGATGGACCGTTATTTAAAATCAAGAACGATCCGCGAATTACTCGCGTGGGCCGATTTTTGCGCAAGACAAGCCTCGATGAATTGCCGCAACTGTATAATGTTTTGCGCGGGGAGATGAGCCTGGTAGGGCCACGTCCGCATGAACCAGAAGAGGTGTCTCGGTATGAGCGCTGGCAGCGGAAGTTATTGATGATAAAACCAGGTATGACCGGATTGGCGCAGATTTCAGGCCGTTCAGAATTGCGTTTTGAGGAAGAAGCTCGGCTTGATCTCTACTATGTGGAGAATTGGTCACCTGCGCTGGATATTCGCATTATTATTAAAACCCCGTGGGTCGTCGTGACCGGCAAATCCGCAGCATAA
- a CDS encoding glycerophosphodiester phosphodiesterase — protein MTKPLIIGHRGAAGTHPENTLSSFAAAITSGVPMVECDVHVCKSNQLVVIHDDSVDRTTNGTGPIANLTLSALQQLDAGNGERIPTLDELLQLINHRCSINIELKGVNTALPVAQKITQYIQTHGWSLDQFLVSSFDHPQLRAIKKILPDVNIGVLFSNELPVEPTTYARSMRAYSINPDKKSVTEELVSTAHQAGLKVFTYTVNEPTDYDRVTGCRVDGIFTDFPERYLVQ, from the coding sequence ATGACTAAACCACTCATTATCGGCCACCGTGGGGCTGCCGGCACCCACCCCGAAAACACCCTCAGTTCATTTGCCGCTGCCATAACCAGTGGGGTCCCCATGGTTGAATGCGATGTCCACGTGTGCAAGAGTAACCAGCTCGTCGTTATTCACGACGATTCAGTTGATCGCACCACCAATGGTACAGGACCAATTGCTAACCTGACACTCTCAGCACTCCAACAGTTAGACGCGGGTAATGGCGAACGCATCCCAACGCTTGACGAATTACTGCAACTCATTAACCACCGATGCTCCATCAATATTGAACTGAAGGGGGTTAATACTGCATTACCAGTAGCACAAAAAATTACCCAATACATACAAACACACGGCTGGAGCTTGGATCAATTTCTTGTTTCGTCATTTGACCACCCACAACTGCGTGCAATAAAAAAAATACTGCCCGATGTTAACATCGGGGTACTCTTTAGTAATGAGCTGCCAGTAGAACCAACCACCTACGCTCGTAGCATGCGCGCGTACTCTATCAATCCTGATAAAAAGTCAGTAACAGAGGAACTAGTATCGACAGCCCATCAAGCGGGCCTGAAAGTATTCACCTACACCGTCAATGAACCTACTGACTATGATCGAGTCACTGGTTGCCGGGTGGATGGTATCTTTACTGACTTTCCGGAACGCTATCTAGTGCAATAA
- a CDS encoding alpha/beta fold hydrolase: protein MIVDIILGVVILLFLAIGMAWHISSRIIMQPREIKDDEWKNYNLHPERVTFQSADELKLDGALVPGSNGATVILLHGYGRSKEQMLPQAQFLNDAGYTVFMFDFRASGKSEGKFITFGSREVADLEGAIQYLRGRGDINMQRIGVLGFSMGGAVALLKSGEIEDIRAVVVNSTFARFKSVIWQNFQLYLKGIPFFPLGYLTLLVMKFRTGIYYAGINPISRLKALEARPLMVIHGAHDKRIPVEDAMEFHRTAPWLKEFWLVKNADHSNTYTMTKDEYEHKVLGFFRKFLLH, encoded by the coding sequence ATGATCGTCGATATTATATTGGGCGTAGTTATTTTGTTATTCCTCGCTATTGGCATGGCGTGGCATATTTCGTCACGCATTATTATGCAGCCCCGTGAAATCAAGGATGACGAATGGAAGAACTATAACTTACATCCCGAGCGAGTAACGTTTCAGTCCGCTGACGAATTAAAACTAGATGGAGCCTTGGTGCCCGGCTCAAATGGCGCGACGGTTATTCTACTCCATGGCTATGGCCGTTCTAAAGAACAGATGTTACCCCAAGCTCAATTTTTAAATGATGCTGGGTATACGGTGTTTATGTTTGATTTTCGTGCCTCAGGAAAGAGTGAGGGTAAGTTTATTACCTTCGGCTCTCGGGAGGTGGCTGATCTCGAAGGCGCCATTCAATACCTGCGTGGCCGTGGTGATATCAATATGCAGCGGATCGGCGTACTAGGTTTTTCTATGGGAGGCGCCGTGGCGTTGTTGAAATCCGGTGAAATCGAGGATATTCGAGCGGTGGTGGTCAATTCTACGTTTGCCCGGTTTAAATCAGTGATTTGGCAAAATTTTCAGCTGTACCTAAAAGGCATCCCCTTTTTTCCGTTAGGCTACCTTACGTTATTGGTAATGAAATTTAGAACCGGTATTTATTATGCCGGCATCAATCCGATTTCCCGACTGAAAGCCCTCGAGGCGCGGCCACTCATGGTTATTCATGGTGCGCATGATAAGCGGATACCGGTAGAGGACGCTATGGAATTTCATCGGACCGCACCTTGGCTTAAGGAATTTTGGCTGGTCAAAAATGCAGACCACAGTAATACGTATACCATGACTAAAGACGAGTACGAACATAAAGTACTTGGTTTTTTCCGGAAGTTTTTATTGCACTAG
- a CDS encoding ribonuclease HI family protein, giving the protein MTPEVVRLYTDGGARGNPGPAGAGFVLYRGSERVAEGARYLGEATNNQAEYAALIDGMKKVVALGERDVDVYMDSELIVNQMRRTYRVKDAALGKLFIQAWNIVQTLGRVTFSHIPREENAEADRLVNQAIDHGA; this is encoded by the coding sequence ATGACGCCTGAAGTGGTTCGATTATATACGGATGGAGGAGCCCGGGGCAACCCAGGTCCGGCGGGAGCTGGTTTTGTGCTGTATCGCGGATCTGAACGGGTTGCCGAAGGCGCTCGGTATTTAGGCGAGGCAACAAATAATCAAGCAGAATACGCCGCGCTCATTGATGGAATGAAAAAAGTTGTGGCCTTGGGTGAGCGTGATGTGGATGTATATATGGACAGCGAATTAATTGTTAATCAGATGCGGCGTACCTATCGAGTAAAGGACGCTGCATTAGGCAAACTTTTTATCCAAGCCTGGAATATTGTCCAAACATTGGGCCGCGTTACCTTCAGTCATATTCCACGCGAAGAAAATGCTGAAGCGGACCGTTTAGTTAACCAAGCTATAGATCACGGCGCATGA
- the recJ gene encoding single-stranded-DNA-specific exonuclease RecJ, whose translation MERIWQIAPAVSDTIRNSFPEIHPLVLQLLVNRGLSDQAEIDEFLNPDYGQDTHDPFLFRHMHRAIDRTMKAIEAGEKIVVHGDYDADGVCASAIMVSTLQALGADVSVYIPHRMSEGYGLNMNTVAELQKQKVCLVITVDCGISNAPEIAEAEKRGIDIIVTDHHEEPPSLPTAFAIINPSVAADEYPFRALAGSGVAFKFAQALIKEDAGKKLKEGFEKWLLDLVALGTIADMVPLIGENRTLTKYGLIVLRKTRRLGIQALAQSARINLPSVDGTGVGFGLVPRLNAAGRIDHANTAYELLMTEDSDEAKQVAENLDKNNKERQRVTESMVQESKRQLGEVGDARILFAMGKDWSAGLVGLVAGRIMDQFDRPVIVMGERDGEIMGSGRSIPGFDITAALVKSSQYLDRYGGHASACGFTLKPGALEAFKSSMTALAGEALRLEDLTKRLVVDARAVLADINWELVSQLEGFEPCGQGNPTVRLLAEKLEVVDFQKVGAEGKHLRLQVVQSGVTKKVIAFGKGATWGNDLSIGEMVDIVFELSINEWNGSRELQLKLVDMRKSNV comes from the coding sequence ATGGAACGTATTTGGCAGATCGCCCCAGCAGTATCTGATACGATCAGAAATTCATTTCCTGAGATTCATCCCTTAGTACTGCAGTTATTGGTCAATCGAGGATTGTCTGATCAAGCGGAAATTGATGAATTTCTTAATCCGGATTATGGACAGGACACCCATGATCCATTTTTGTTTCGTCACATGCATCGCGCCATTGATCGCACCATGAAAGCGATTGAGGCGGGCGAGAAGATTGTGGTGCATGGCGACTATGATGCCGATGGGGTATGCGCCTCGGCCATCATGGTTTCGACGCTCCAGGCACTTGGTGCCGACGTCTCGGTTTATATTCCACATCGCATGTCTGAGGGGTACGGCTTGAATATGAACACCGTGGCGGAGCTGCAGAAACAGAAAGTATGTTTGGTTATCACGGTTGACTGTGGCATTAGTAACGCTCCGGAAATTGCCGAGGCCGAGAAGCGCGGCATTGATATTATCGTAACTGACCATCATGAAGAACCACCGTCATTGCCAACTGCATTTGCCATCATCAATCCCAGCGTTGCCGCAGATGAGTACCCATTTCGTGCATTAGCTGGCTCGGGAGTCGCTTTTAAATTTGCTCAGGCACTTATTAAAGAGGATGCAGGAAAAAAATTAAAAGAGGGTTTTGAAAAATGGCTGTTAGATTTAGTAGCGCTCGGCACTATCGCTGATATGGTTCCATTGATTGGTGAAAATCGTACACTGACTAAGTATGGTCTCATTGTGTTGCGCAAAACTCGTCGCTTGGGCATTCAGGCTTTGGCGCAGTCAGCTCGCATCAACCTCCCGTCGGTGGATGGCACCGGCGTTGGATTTGGATTGGTACCGCGCTTAAATGCAGCGGGTCGGATTGACCATGCCAATACAGCCTACGAATTGTTGATGACCGAGGATAGCGATGAAGCAAAACAAGTCGCGGAAAATTTAGATAAGAATAATAAAGAACGCCAGCGGGTGACTGAATCAATGGTACAAGAATCAAAGCGGCAACTGGGCGAGGTTGGTGACGCGCGCATACTATTTGCCATGGGCAAAGATTGGTCAGCAGGATTAGTCGGTCTAGTCGCTGGCCGCATCATGGATCAATTTGATCGGCCCGTCATCGTCATGGGCGAGCGCGATGGTGAAATCATGGGTTCGGGACGATCAATTCCTGGTTTTGATATAACCGCCGCATTAGTTAAAAGCAGTCAGTATCTTGACCGGTATGGCGGCCATGCCAGTGCCTGCGGTTTTACCCTGAAGCCAGGCGCATTGGAAGCATTTAAGTCATCCATGACCGCATTAGCTGGCGAAGCATTGCGCCTGGAGGATTTAACTAAGCGACTAGTAGTCGATGCCCGCGCCGTATTGGCTGATATCAATTGGGAGCTCGTTAGCCAATTGGAGGGCTTTGAGCCCTGCGGTCAGGGAAATCCTACCGTTCGTCTGCTTGCAGAAAAGCTTGAAGTTGTTGATTTTCAAAAAGTTGGTGCTGAAGGCAAACATTTGCGGCTTCAGGTTGTCCAAAGTGGCGTCACTAAGAAGGTGATTGCCTTTGGCAAAGGAGCCACGTGGGGTAATGATTTGAGCATTGGCGAAATGGTCGATATTGTTTTTGAGTTGTCTATCAATGAATGGAATGGCAGCCGTGAGTTGCAGCTTAAATTAGTAGATATGCGGAAATCAAACGTATGA